In Aureibacillus halotolerans, a genomic segment contains:
- a CDS encoding extracellular solute-binding protein, with protein MKRKVVSSLVGAALLLSACSGQQAAEENTVDVTVNPEGFPIVDEQLTLSMFGPSAGAAEWEDMHFFQEMAERTNIQFDFTTPALESIETQKNLMFASGDYPGIIFGGSLTTEEQVDYGSQGILLPLNDLIEEHAPNIQKMFEEFPEIEKTVTATDGNIYALPNVNQGIVWARGPLWYNNAWLEALDVEELPSTTDEMYDLLMRFKTEDPNGNGEADEIPLTAYGIEDIRQWFLGAFGHLDPSVEVIDGEVMLGAIQPGYKGYLEYMHKLYTDGLLDPESFSQTAEQKTGKGKANRLGLFANWFPHFTLGGPDDSTDNPMMRAIKSDMVDEPVLPKSDGVSVGQFAITNANPSPEASIRWIDYLYSEEGATLLNIGEEGLFWEWADDSETVRVHKETPDQYTNAEEWRSTLTPDYGVPTPKRAFPDLDLSWKDNTFTKFIFNETEEKFTPYAQVPIPELFLTKEEQGEVSRIRADLDAFVEQMEAKFITGQRPLSEWDDYVATIEDMNAARLVEIYADAYARYNGE; from the coding sequence CTCGTTGGGGCTGCGTTGTTGCTGAGCGCTTGTTCAGGCCAGCAAGCAGCAGAAGAAAACACAGTTGATGTCACAGTGAATCCAGAGGGTTTTCCGATTGTTGATGAGCAATTGACTTTATCCATGTTCGGTCCGTCTGCTGGAGCTGCAGAATGGGAAGACATGCATTTCTTTCAGGAAATGGCAGAGCGCACAAACATTCAATTCGATTTTACAACACCAGCTCTTGAAAGCATTGAAACCCAAAAAAATCTAATGTTTGCAAGTGGAGACTACCCAGGGATCATTTTTGGTGGGAGCCTCACAACCGAAGAACAAGTAGACTACGGCAGTCAGGGCATTTTGCTTCCGTTGAATGACCTTATTGAAGAGCATGCACCGAACATTCAAAAGATGTTTGAGGAGTTTCCAGAGATTGAGAAGACCGTTACAGCCACAGACGGCAATATTTATGCGCTTCCTAACGTGAACCAGGGGATCGTCTGGGCACGGGGGCCACTTTGGTACAACAACGCATGGCTTGAGGCTTTAGATGTTGAGGAATTACCGTCGACAACAGACGAAATGTATGACCTGTTAATGCGCTTTAAAACAGAGGATCCAAATGGGAACGGTGAAGCGGATGAAATTCCGTTAACGGCCTATGGCATTGAAGACATTCGCCAGTGGTTTCTTGGTGCCTTTGGTCATCTTGATCCGAGTGTTGAAGTCATTGATGGAGAGGTCATGCTTGGGGCAATCCAACCAGGCTACAAAGGCTATTTAGAGTACATGCATAAATTGTACACGGACGGTTTGTTAGACCCAGAAAGCTTCTCTCAAACGGCTGAGCAGAAGACGGGAAAAGGAAAGGCCAATCGCCTAGGTCTTTTTGCCAACTGGTTCCCGCACTTTACACTTGGTGGACCAGATGATAGCACGGATAATCCGATGATGCGTGCCATTAAGAGCGACATGGTCGATGAGCCAGTCTTACCAAAAAGTGACGGTGTGAGTGTTGGACAATTCGCCATTACGAATGCAAATCCATCTCCTGAAGCATCGATTCGTTGGATAGACTACCTTTATTCCGAAGAAGGGGCCACGCTGTTAAATATCGGTGAAGAAGGGCTGTTCTGGGAATGGGCAGATGACAGCGAAACCGTTCGAGTCCATAAAGAAACGCCAGATCAGTATACGAACGCTGAAGAATGGAGATCGACGTTGACACCAGATTACGGTGTACCAACGCCGAAGCGTGCCTTCCCAGACCTTGATCTTAGCTGGAAAGACAACACGTTCACAAAATTTATCTTCAATGAAACGGAAGAGAAGTTCACGCCTTACGCGCAAGTTCCAATTCCAGAGCTTTTCCTGACGAAAGAAGAGCAAGGTGAAGTGAGCCGTATCCGGGCAGACCTTGATGCCTTTGTCGAGCAAATGGAAGCGAAATTCATTACTGGACAACGCCCATTGTCTGAATGGGATGATTATGTCGCCACCATTGAAGACATGAATGCTGCCCGCCTCGTCGAAATTTATGCAGATGCGTATGCAAGGTATAACGGAGAATAA
- the pdxK gene encoding pyridoxine/pyridoxal/pyridoxamine kinase: protein MTIKKAITIAGSDTSGGAGIQADLKTFQELGVYGMTALTTIVTMDPEDDWNHLVFPQALDTVKAQLKTLLSVEINALKTGMLGSVEIIEHVADVIRTNKLTNVVVDPVMVCKGNDEVLHPETAVALRDVLTPVATIATPNLFEASQLAGTGPLTTVDEMKEAAKKIHALGPAYVLIKGGQNKEDQQATDVLFDGSSFEIFQADRIDTTYTHGAGCSYSAAIAAELAKGASVKDAISTAKAFISAAIREGFKLNEHVGPTMHSAYRSSVKK, encoded by the coding sequence ATGACGATTAAAAAAGCGATCACCATCGCTGGATCAGATACAAGTGGGGGCGCTGGCATACAAGCGGATTTAAAAACCTTCCAAGAGCTTGGCGTATATGGCATGACTGCTCTCACGACCATTGTGACAATGGACCCAGAAGACGACTGGAATCACCTCGTCTTTCCACAAGCATTGGACACTGTAAAGGCACAGCTAAAAACGTTATTGAGCGTAGAAATCAATGCACTAAAGACAGGGATGCTCGGGTCTGTTGAAATCATTGAACACGTGGCAGATGTCATACGGACCAACAAGCTGACCAACGTCGTTGTCGACCCAGTGATGGTATGCAAAGGGAATGACGAAGTTCTACATCCGGAAACAGCCGTTGCCTTGCGCGACGTCCTGACACCGGTTGCGACCATCGCAACACCAAACTTGTTTGAGGCAAGCCAGCTTGCAGGCACTGGCCCACTAACAACGGTGGACGAAATGAAAGAAGCCGCTAAAAAAATTCATGCCCTTGGACCAGCCTATGTGTTAATTAAAGGTGGCCAAAACAAAGAAGATCAGCAAGCGACAGACGTCTTGTTTGACGGCAGCTCCTTTGAGATTTTCCAAGCAGATCGTATTGATACAACCTATACCCACGGCGCCGGCTGCTCGTATTCTGCAGCCATTGCCGCTGAACTTGCAAAAGGCGCAAGTGTAAAAGACGCCATCAGCACCGCAAAGGCGTTTATCTCAGCAGCCATTCGCGAAGGTTTCAAGCTGAACGAACACGTCGGCCCAACGATGCACAGTGCGTATCGCTCATCAGTGAAAAAATAA
- a CDS encoding spore germination protein: MGWNWLKRKKEDPIETIPDLIADLNQSHDFKHYVMPTKKNSVLLSYSKPLVDAKVLHKTLFPQIISCDFSSIEELHKLLPLEEMEVTSDPDQAEKKLMNGFVAIQMSKKDKQCLLVPAGSARARQVATAEVEFSVLGPKEAFVESLDTNLNLVRKRLPIKQLRVDELTIGRLSKSRVAVLSMDGITNEENVSMAKERLKNIDFDQINDSSYLAQMLSDNQNSIFPQFIDTERPDRVSSVLAEGKVVILLDGSPTALLAPTTLLEYFSAFEDYFLNWIVASAFRIIRLFSVSFSILATPLYVAVLTYHYEMIPRDLMPALITTRREVPFPPIIEALFLELTIELLREAGARLPTKVGQTIGIVGGIVIGTASVDAGLTSNVLLIIVALAALSSFTTPVYKMSNTIRLIRFPLLLTAQIWGLVGIAASIIFILAHLLRLKSLGRPYLEPVFPLRLVDFKDSFIRLPFTKQTKRPVQMQTSETVRFTPKKKKKSPDIDETD; the protein is encoded by the coding sequence ATGGGCTGGAACTGGCTGAAGCGTAAGAAAGAAGATCCAATTGAAACCATTCCTGATTTGATAGCAGACCTAAATCAATCTCATGATTTTAAGCATTATGTGATGCCTACAAAAAAGAACAGCGTGCTTTTAAGCTACAGCAAACCCCTTGTTGATGCAAAAGTGCTCCATAAAACATTATTTCCACAGATCATCTCGTGCGATTTTTCCTCCATCGAGGAGCTTCATAAGCTATTGCCTTTAGAGGAAATGGAAGTCACAAGTGATCCTGACCAAGCTGAAAAGAAATTGATGAACGGCTTTGTGGCGATTCAGATGTCAAAGAAAGATAAGCAATGTTTGCTTGTTCCAGCAGGCTCTGCTCGTGCTCGCCAGGTCGCGACAGCTGAAGTGGAGTTTTCAGTTTTAGGTCCAAAGGAAGCCTTCGTAGAATCGTTGGATACGAATTTAAACTTAGTCCGCAAGCGTTTGCCAATAAAACAATTGCGAGTTGACGAGCTCACCATCGGACGGTTGTCTAAATCAAGGGTTGCAGTGCTCTCTATGGATGGTATTACAAATGAGGAAAATGTGAGCATGGCAAAGGAACGTTTAAAAAATATTGATTTTGACCAGATCAACGATAGCTCTTATCTTGCACAAATGCTGTCTGATAATCAGAATTCAATCTTTCCGCAATTTATTGATACGGAACGCCCTGACCGAGTGTCATCCGTTTTGGCAGAAGGAAAGGTTGTCATTTTGCTAGATGGCTCGCCGACAGCCTTACTCGCACCCACAACGTTGCTTGAGTATTTTTCGGCATTTGAGGACTATTTTTTAAACTGGATTGTTGCCTCAGCCTTTCGAATCATTCGCTTATTTTCCGTCTCATTTTCAATTTTAGCAACGCCCCTGTATGTGGCCGTGCTCACCTATCATTATGAGATGATCCCAAGGGACTTAATGCCAGCATTGATTACAACCCGTCGCGAGGTGCCTTTTCCACCAATCATTGAAGCGCTGTTTCTTGAATTGACCATTGAACTGCTACGAGAGGCTGGGGCCCGTTTGCCTACAAAAGTTGGTCAGACGATCGGTATCGTTGGTGGTATCGTTATCGGAACAGCGTCTGTAGATGCTGGATTGACGAGCAATGTGCTGTTAATTATTGTCGCATTAGCTGCATTATCTTCCTTCACAACGCCAGTGTATAAAATGAGCAATACCATTCGTCTGATTCGCTTTCCGCTTCTACTGACTGCGCAAATCTGGGGCCTCGTAGGCATAGCGGCATCCATTATCTTTATTCTTGCGCATTTATTGCGTTTGAAATCTTTAGGAAGACCTTATCTTGAGCCCGTTTTTCCCTTAAGACTCGTTGACTTTAAAGATTCCTTTATTCGATTGCCCTTCACAAAGCAAACGAAGCGACCGGTTCAGATGCAAACGAGTGAAACGGTACGCTTTACACCTAAAAAGAAAAAAAAGTCGCCTGATATTGATGAGACTGATTAA
- a CDS encoding GerAB/ArcD/ProY family transporter, with protein sequence MAYQVKKQHQVSAFFVFFLLHGVQIGISILNFQHSLVKHVQYDAWLTIAISGLLVHIIIAMIYFMMKRSNGDIVNLHDRVFGKWFGRFLLFCISIYFFVGVFLSLRVYIQIIQTWIFPDLRIWAFAIALIVLVWYIVSGGFRVVTGITVFSVVIPSFFLLILLFPLQYAQVQNLTPIFNHSASNVFQAVWELMPAFFGYFFIMFYYPFIDQAEKSQKWAHIGNVVSTLLYAFTALVSFLFFSPKQILDHLWPSISMLQVVAMPFVERFEFISLSVWLIALLPYVCLACWSGSLMLKRLTPFRQKTFVILSLACVYAALLWVQKQETLESIRQVYSQVGSCIAVGYLPFLTLLTAIRLRRRPSDES encoded by the coding sequence TTGGCTTATCAAGTGAAAAAACAACATCAAGTTTCTGCTTTCTTTGTCTTCTTTTTATTACATGGTGTGCAAATTGGAATCTCGATCCTCAATTTTCAGCATTCCTTAGTTAAGCATGTGCAATACGATGCCTGGCTGACGATCGCGATTTCCGGACTGCTTGTGCATATCATCATTGCCATGATCTACTTTATGATGAAACGTTCGAATGGCGACATCGTCAACCTACATGATCGCGTGTTTGGCAAATGGTTCGGGCGATTCCTACTCTTTTGTATAAGCATTTATTTTTTTGTTGGCGTGTTTCTATCGCTTCGTGTGTATATCCAAATTATTCAAACGTGGATATTCCCAGACCTCCGTATATGGGCATTTGCCATCGCTCTTATTGTGCTTGTATGGTACATCGTTTCCGGGGGATTTCGTGTCGTCACGGGAATCACCGTTTTTAGTGTCGTTATTCCTTCATTCTTTTTGCTTATTCTGCTTTTTCCTCTCCAGTATGCCCAAGTTCAAAACCTTACGCCAATATTCAATCATTCAGCAAGCAACGTGTTTCAAGCGGTATGGGAATTGATGCCGGCGTTTTTCGGCTATTTTTTTATCATGTTTTATTATCCGTTTATTGATCAAGCAGAAAAATCACAAAAATGGGCTCACATAGGAAATGTTGTCAGCACACTCTTGTATGCTTTTACAGCGTTGGTGTCTTTTTTATTCTTTAGTCCAAAGCAGATATTGGACCATCTCTGGCCGTCCATTTCCATGCTTCAGGTCGTGGCAATGCCATTTGTAGAGCGTTTTGAGTTTATCTCGCTTTCCGTTTGGCTCATTGCCCTGCTTCCTTATGTGTGTTTGGCTTGCTGGAGCGGTTCACTAATGCTTAAACGGCTTACCCCGTTTCGGCAAAAAACGTTCGTGATTCTGTCATTGGCATGTGTCTATGCTGCCTTGCTATGGGTGCAAAAGCAGGAAACCCTTGAGAGCATTCGACAAGTGTATTCACAGGTTGGAAGCTGTATTGCGGTAGGGTATCTGCCTTTCCTTACACTGCTTACGGCTATTCGATTAAGGAGGAGACCTAGCGATGAAAGCTAA
- a CDS encoding Ger(x)C family spore germination protein codes for MKAKWTIMLIIFVLTGCGATPKILDDIQLATVIGLDPEEDDKLSMTISFPVFKPDDSTTNETFTTTGYTFNGNLDKANARSSKSIETGKLDVIIINRKLAEKGMTEYLDFLKRGASTGARLFIVVADGSAKDVLEGKYEDTDLGVYLESMLQQNIQQRVIPETNFHLYNYAQFSEGTDPILPVMKKVKENIVTINGIAIMNKDQLIDILPLNKLFYFNAIYGDMAKGTKRTVDAKGNDAYIQRISSVRNLDYKPKEKKIVIHVDMKGEVLEYTGDRFDDGNRKEVEQNLTKQIKEESERLAKMFQEMEVDPLGLGDDIKHKIRGLSWDEWKKLYPELTIEVDVNVAIISKGIVQ; via the coding sequence ATGAAAGCTAAATGGACCATCATGCTGATCATTTTTGTGCTTACAGGATGTGGAGCGACACCAAAAATATTGGATGATATCCAACTAGCGACAGTCATTGGGTTAGATCCAGAAGAAGACGACAAATTGTCAATGACCATCTCGTTTCCGGTGTTTAAGCCAGATGATTCAACGACGAACGAAACCTTTACGACAACGGGCTATACGTTTAATGGGAATTTGGACAAAGCTAACGCACGCTCTTCAAAGTCCATTGAGACAGGCAAGCTAGATGTGATTATCATCAATAGAAAGCTCGCAGAAAAAGGCATGACGGAGTATCTTGATTTTCTAAAACGAGGGGCAAGTACAGGGGCACGCTTATTTATTGTCGTCGCTGATGGTTCAGCGAAAGACGTCCTTGAAGGGAAGTACGAAGATACCGATTTAGGCGTGTATTTAGAAAGCATGCTTCAGCAAAATATTCAGCAACGTGTGATACCAGAAACCAATTTTCACTTGTACAATTATGCCCAGTTTTCAGAAGGAACCGATCCGATTCTTCCAGTGATGAAAAAGGTGAAGGAGAATATCGTCACCATTAATGGCATTGCCATCATGAACAAGGACCAGCTTATTGATATTTTGCCTTTGAACAAGCTGTTTTATTTCAATGCGATCTATGGAGACATGGCAAAAGGGACGAAACGAACAGTGGATGCCAAGGGGAATGACGCCTATATTCAACGTATTAGCTCTGTTCGGAATTTGGATTATAAGCCAAAGGAAAAAAAAATAGTGATTCATGTTGATATGAAAGGCGAGGTGCTCGAATACACGGGTGATCGATTTGATGATGGCAATCGTAAAGAGGTAGAACAAAATTTGACCAAGCAAATTAAAGAAGAATCTGAGCGACTTGCCAAAATGTTTCAAGAGATGGAGGTTGATCCTCTTGGTCTTGGCGATGACATTAAGCATAAGATTCGAGGGCTCAGTTGGGATGAATGGAAAAAGTTGTATCCAGAGCTAACGATTGAGGTTGATGTCAACGTCGCCATCATTAGTAAAGGAATCGTTCAGTAG
- the yidC gene encoding membrane protein insertase YidC, translated as MKHRFVHIRPLWMIVMVTLLVLLAGCGTQNGMDPISADTSGFFNHYLVYPFSTVIKTVASWFNDSYGVSIIIITLLIRLALFPLMKNQYKRQAVMKEKMNKLKPEMEPVQEKMKKAKTTEEKATAQKELMQLYQTHDVNPMAALGGCLPMLLQMPILIGFYYAIRRTGEIGTHTFGWFSLGHPDLVMTLLAMAVYFIQARVSMSGMDEVQRKQMAMFAYISPIMIGFVSFAAPAALPLYWCVGGLFMIAQTLLLKKLYNPSSSDEQSVSSVQTEHSK; from the coding sequence ATGAAACATCGCTTTGTACACATTCGACCCTTATGGATGATAGTAATGGTCACTTTGCTCGTTCTTTTAGCAGGGTGCGGAACGCAAAATGGCATGGACCCAATTTCAGCAGACACGAGTGGATTTTTTAATCATTATCTTGTCTATCCATTTTCCACTGTCATTAAAACAGTCGCAAGCTGGTTTAACGATAGCTATGGTGTTTCTATAATTATCATTACCTTGCTCATTCGCCTTGCGCTTTTTCCATTGATGAAAAACCAATACAAGCGCCAAGCCGTAATGAAAGAAAAAATGAACAAGCTAAAGCCAGAGATGGAGCCTGTTCAGGAGAAAATGAAAAAAGCTAAAACAACGGAAGAGAAAGCAACCGCCCAAAAAGAACTCATGCAGTTGTATCAGACACATGATGTCAATCCGATGGCGGCGCTCGGTGGATGCTTGCCGATGCTTCTCCAAATGCCGATACTCATTGGCTTTTATTATGCGATTCGTCGTACAGGTGAAATTGGGACGCATACGTTCGGCTGGTTTAGTCTAGGGCATCCCGACCTTGTCATGACACTTCTAGCGATGGCCGTCTACTTTATACAAGCTCGAGTTTCAATGAGCGGAATGGACGAGGTACAACGGAAGCAGATGGCGATGTTTGCATACATCTCTCCCATTATGATTGGCTTTGTTTCCTTTGCAGCGCCAGCAGCACTGCCGCTATACTGGTGCGTCGGCGGACTGTTCATGATTGCACAAACGCTATTGCTTAAGAAACTGTACAATCCTAGTTCCTCTGATGAGCAGAGTGTATCAAGTGTGCAGACAGAGCATTCAAAATAA
- a CDS encoding S-layer homology domain-containing protein, which produces MKRVLSIFLALVLLLAPFVSANASVYQTPEVIGRGEFFEKLVDRLELEPLDGDFDWPVDVNEDSRYADAIKTLIQRGALKGYPGDKIQPERPLFDIEAAEILSRLLHVDKDTAIVDLDQLYNLSMEDGTFVTENEATEIFENALVTDESGLEWINASTDAAAEVTSFEADANMTFSVELSDEMLAELGEEFASMLSIDASLAMAYDEESGIHQVITFDVPEMDPSLPETISIEQYVVKDGIYMNMPNLETGEDEWVKIPADDAYPIAYEEMLKTQSGSIELYKQLNGELFFYEDLGSVNDTREIAFRGLVPSINELLSLLQSNAAMDEQMDVVFEDLGSFDASVGISGTIWVDENSKHVSRQLADATVTFDDQSLGIEAINIWMDMAIQNYNSTETIVLPEAAKNAEEISLDYTLE; this is translated from the coding sequence ATGAAAAGAGTATTATCTATTTTTCTTGCACTTGTGCTTTTACTAGCACCATTTGTGTCTGCAAATGCAAGTGTCTACCAAACGCCAGAAGTGATTGGGCGCGGTGAATTTTTTGAAAAGCTTGTCGATCGTCTGGAGCTTGAACCATTAGATGGCGATTTTGATTGGCCAGTCGATGTCAATGAAGATTCCCGCTATGCGGACGCGATCAAGACATTGATTCAGCGAGGCGCTTTGAAAGGGTACCCAGGAGATAAAATCCAACCTGAGCGACCACTGTTTGATATTGAAGCAGCTGAAATTCTTTCACGATTACTCCACGTAGATAAAGACACTGCAATTGTAGATCTTGATCAATTGTATAATCTTTCAATGGAAGACGGCACATTTGTCACTGAAAATGAAGCAACTGAAATCTTTGAAAATGCGCTCGTAACGGACGAAAGTGGTCTTGAGTGGATAAATGCGTCAACGGATGCAGCAGCAGAGGTGACTTCATTTGAAGCCGATGCGAATATGACGTTTAGTGTTGAATTAAGCGATGAGATGTTGGCTGAGCTTGGAGAGGAATTTGCATCAATGCTTTCTATTGATGCGAGCTTAGCTATGGCATACGATGAGGAATCAGGCATCCATCAGGTCATTACATTCGACGTGCCAGAAATGGATCCATCCCTCCCTGAAACCATTTCTATCGAACAATACGTCGTTAAAGACGGCATTTACATGAACATGCCAAATCTCGAAACTGGGGAAGATGAGTGGGTGAAAATCCCTGCGGACGACGCTTATCCGATTGCATATGAAGAAATGTTGAAAACGCAATCAGGAAGTATTGAGCTTTACAAACAGCTTAATGGCGAATTGTTTTTCTATGAAGACCTTGGAAGCGTGAACGACACACGTGAGATTGCTTTCCGCGGCTTGGTTCCTTCAATCAATGAGCTTTTGTCGTTGCTCCAGTCCAACGCAGCGATGGATGAACAAATGGATGTCGTTTTTGAAGATCTTGGCTCATTTGATGCGTCTGTTGGAATTTCAGGGACCATTTGGGTAGATGAAAACTCTAAGCATGTAAGCCGTCAGCTAGCCGATGCTACAGTGACATTTGATGATCAATCCCTTGGAATTGAAGCGATTAATATTTGGATGGACATGGCTATTCAAAATTACAATTCTACAGAAACCATCGTGCTGCCTGAAGCAGCAAAGAATGCTGAAGAAATCAGCTTAGATTATACACTAGAATAA
- a CDS encoding PH domain-containing protein, whose protein sequence is MFKKMATDALGLSDIGRVIRPADYDKVDADDYVMHEDDEKIFFLIKSKADEYCFTNFALIHVDGTSAASKKRTLRRYSYYTHQFSNVLLETAGTIDLDVELKFNLGDVYFDIGINKNEIEAVKDIYKSLLRIAEINEENKARKTYAEQSLGNASTTLGNSRLDEVSVSDEYKKITEFSFEWLKQTREQYHVKDFGGVFEKYIKN, encoded by the coding sequence ATGTTTAAGAAGATGGCAACAGATGCGTTAGGTTTAAGTGATATTGGAAGAGTCATTCGCCCAGCGGACTATGATAAGGTAGATGCAGATGACTATGTTATGCATGAAGACGATGAGAAAATATTTTTCTTGATTAAATCAAAAGCTGACGAGTATTGCTTTACAAATTTCGCGTTGATCCACGTAGATGGCACTAGCGCAGCAAGCAAAAAACGTACGTTGAGAAGATACTCCTATTACACCCATCAGTTCAGCAATGTGTTATTAGAAACGGCAGGGACCATCGACCTCGATGTAGAGCTCAAATTTAATTTAGGTGATGTGTATTTTGATATTGGGATTAATAAGAATGAAATTGAGGCTGTGAAGGATATATATAAGAGTTTACTTCGAATCGCAGAAATCAATGAAGAAAATAAAGCGAGAAAGACGTACGCAGAGCAAAGTCTTGGGAACGCATCAACGACACTAGGCAACAGTAGGCTTGATGAAGTTAGTGTGTCAGATGAATATAAAAAAATCACTGAGTTTTCATTTGAATGGCTGAAGCAGACGAGAGAACAATATCATGTGAAGGATTTTGGAGGCGTATTTGAGAAATATATTAAAAATTAA
- a CDS encoding helix-turn-helix domain-containing protein: MMVPSNLQRLRLAHNVTRLSMAKSLGITPQAYGNYENGRRQPNLTVLCKLADQFNVTLDELVGRTLQTRTSPSKGHFLHTGQLNENDVSKVSDFIDTLHRQSHYVDQNAVSS; the protein is encoded by the coding sequence ATGATGGTACCTTCAAATTTGCAGCGATTGCGACTCGCACATAATGTTACTCGATTAAGCATGGCCAAGAGTTTAGGCATTACCCCTCAGGCATACGGAAACTATGAGAATGGTAGAAGGCAACCGAACCTAACAGTTCTTTGCAAACTTGCGGATCAATTTAATGTCACGTTGGATGAATTAGTGGGCAGAACGCTTCAAACGAGAACGTCCCCTTCCAAAGGACATTTCCTGCATACCGGTCAATTAAATGAAAACGATGTCAGTAAAGTGTCAGATTTTATTGATACTTTGCACCGTCAGTCACATTATGTTGATCAAAATGCTGTGAGCTCTTAG
- a CDS encoding DedA family protein: MIEFIIDIVRGFGVWGLYVGLFLEASSLPFPGAITALIYGYFLKPDPLRLFYYALIASLLYTVASFIPYTIGYKMENFVERKIGARKIKKATSFFQRCGVWSIAFSRPLGIGNYISYISGMSHIRPIYFACLTFIGIFPWLAFTLFLGTLGNLSFMTFLFGEIQKYIILLVVIAIISFAGFKYVQKRRTWTDCS; the protein is encoded by the coding sequence TTGATCGAGTTTATCATTGACATCGTACGAGGTTTCGGAGTCTGGGGTCTTTATGTTGGCTTGTTTCTGGAAGCTTCATCACTGCCCTTCCCTGGGGCGATAACTGCGTTGATTTACGGGTATTTTTTGAAGCCAGATCCTTTACGCTTGTTTTATTATGCACTCATCGCAAGTTTATTGTATACAGTCGCAAGTTTTATTCCTTATACCATTGGATACAAAATGGAGAATTTTGTGGAACGAAAAATTGGTGCGCGAAAAATTAAAAAAGCAACATCCTTTTTTCAGAGGTGCGGTGTTTGGTCCATTGCCTTTTCTCGTCCATTAGGCATCGGCAATTATATATCCTATATTTCAGGCATGAGCCATATTCGCCCCATTTATTTTGCGTGCTTAACGTTTATCGGCATCTTTCCTTGGCTTGCGTTTACTTTATTTCTCGGCACGTTAGGAAATTTGTCCTTTATGACGTTTTTGTTTGGCGAAATTCAGAAATACATTATTTTGTTGGTGGTCATAGCCATCATCAGCTTTGCCGGCTTCAAGTATGTTCAGAAGCGCAGGACTTGGACGGACTGCTCTTAG